Proteins encoded in a region of the Hyphomicrobiales bacterium genome:
- a CDS encoding rhodanese-like domain-containing protein, with amino-acid sequence MIGPERTSVKALVLEANKVIKTFSQSEALDLLGREDVVFVDIRDVRELKREGMIDGALHVPRGMVEFWVDPESPYHKPLFAEDKTFIFYCASAWRSALATKAAQDVGLINCGHLEGGFTSWLKAGNQIVEKTD; translated from the coding sequence ATGATTGGGCCTGAGCGAACGTCAGTAAAGGCGCTAGTGCTTGAGGCAAACAAGGTAATCAAAACATTCTCACAAAGCGAAGCACTCGATCTACTCGGGCGTGAAGATGTTGTCTTTGTTGATATTCGTGATGTGCGCGAATTGAAGCGTGAGGGCATGATTGATGGTGCGCTTCATGTGCCGCGCGGTATGGTTGAGTTTTGGGTAGATCCCGAAAGCCCGTACCACAAACCCCTTTTTGCTGAAGATAAAACATTCATCTTTTATTGTGCCAGCGCGTGGCGTTCGGCTTTAGCAACAAAAGCGGCGCAGGATGTGGGGCTTATCAATTGCGGCCATCTTGAGGGTGGTTTCACGAGCTGGTTGAAAGCCGGAAATCAGATTGTGGAAAAAACTGATTAG
- a CDS encoding DUF599 family protein: MTFFTQLDFIAITWFVVSVSAYSWFAEHGPLQHRSLSAHMNKQREAWLRVALQRELRIVDTTIVTGLQNGTAFFASASLLGIGACFGLLRSTNEIFSIMEDLSISPSDTRIEWEVKVFTLLLLFSYAFFKFGWSHRLWNYTSILVGALPMFNDPDEEKAEAALQSALAMNILAGKHFNRGLRTFFLSTCIIGWFIGPVVFMITTTWIILVLMRRQFFSASAKAAEMNPIAKKDSSVK; the protein is encoded by the coding sequence ATGACTTTCTTCACTCAGCTCGATTTCATTGCAATCACATGGTTCGTGGTAAGTGTATCCGCCTATTCATGGTTTGCTGAGCATGGGCCACTGCAACACCGCTCACTAAGCGCCCATATGAATAAGCAACGTGAAGCATGGTTACGTGTGGCGCTGCAACGTGAATTACGTATCGTTGATACAACCATCGTAACAGGCCTTCAAAATGGTACAGCCTTTTTCGCCTCAGCGTCCCTGTTAGGTATCGGCGCCTGCTTCGGGTTACTGCGTTCAACCAATGAAATTTTCAGCATAATGGAAGACCTATCAATCTCACCTTCCGACACTAGAATAGAATGGGAAGTCAAGGTTTTTACCTTATTGTTGTTGTTTTCCTATGCGTTTTTCAAATTTGGTTGGTCACACCGGTTATGGAATTATACATCGATACTCGTAGGTGCTTTGCCGATGTTTAACGACCCCGATGAAGAAAAAGCGGAGGCAGCACTGCAAAGCGCTCTTGCCATGAACATCCTTGCGGGCAAACATTTCAATCGCGGCTTGAGAACATTTTTCCTATCAACGTGCATCATAGGATGGTTCATTGGCCCGGTCGTCTTTATGATTACGACAACATGGATCATTCTCGTTCTTATGCGTCGACAATTCTTCTCCGCATCGGCAAAAGCGGCTGAAATGAATCCGATTGCTAAAAAAGATTCCTCTGTGAAATGA
- a CDS encoding DUF3253 domain-containing protein, with protein MTTNSSLIETTIRELLVSRGTGKTICPSEVARAIAGKDEKKWRLLMKPVRTVAVNLTKSGTLVITRKGKPVDPDDFKGIYRIALAQPSD; from the coding sequence ATGACCACCAATTCAAGCCTTATCGAGACAACAATCCGCGAACTTCTGGTCTCACGCGGTACAGGGAAAACCATATGTCCATCCGAGGTGGCCCGTGCCATTGCTGGCAAAGACGAGAAAAAATGGCGATTGCTCATGAAGCCTGTTCGCACTGTGGCTGTGAACCTTACTAAAAGCGGCACCTTGGTCATCACGCGTAAAGGCAAGCCCGTTGACCCTGATGATTTTAAGGGCATTTATCGCATCGCCTTGGCGCAACCATCGGATTAA
- a CDS encoding ATP-dependent Clp protease proteolytic subunit — protein sequence MTHFATSTVKPAHLDDDSDKDDKKETSPGVDKHLFDSRTVLITGQITQDLARDTSARLLALAQASDDPITVIVSSPGGHVESGDMIHDMINFIKPTVNIVGTGWVASAGALIYVAVPKENRFCTPNTRFLLHQPSGGAGGSASDIEIQASEIIKMRLRLNEIFAAATGQKLKKIENDTDRDYWMSPAEAIKYGLAGKIVKSVDEVS from the coding sequence ATGACGCACTTTGCGACTTCGACCGTAAAACCGGCCCATCTCGATGATGATAGTGATAAAGATGATAAAAAAGAGACGTCGCCGGGCGTCGATAAACACCTTTTTGATAGTCGCACTGTTCTTATTACGGGACAGATTACTCAAGATCTTGCGCGCGACACATCAGCCCGCCTTCTTGCGCTGGCACAGGCGTCTGATGATCCTATCACTGTGATTGTATCATCTCCCGGTGGCCATGTTGAATCCGGAGATATGATCCATGACATGATCAACTTCATCAAACCGACGGTGAACATCGTTGGAACCGGTTGGGTGGCGAGTGCTGGTGCATTGATTTATGTCGCTGTACCGAAAGAAAACCGATTTTGTACGCCTAATACACGCTTTTTACTGCATCAACCAAGCGGTGGTGCGGGTGGTTCTGCTTCTGATATTGAAATTCAGGCAAGTGAAATTATCAAAATGCGTCTGCGTTTGAATGAAATATTTGCAGCCGCTACAGGCCAGAAACTTAAGAAGATTGAGAACGATACGGATCGCGATTATTGGATGTCGCCTGCGGAGGCGATCAAATATGGTCTTGCGGGTAAAATTGTGAAATCGGTGGATGAGGTTTCTTAG
- the arfB gene encoding alternative ribosome rescue aminoacyl-tRNA hydrolase ArfB: MARFFISDKISLALDELEENFIRSSGPGGQNVNKVSSAVQLRFNVRQSTNLPDRVKYKMLASGDSRLTKNGVLVINAERHRTQELNRQDARERLKEIILKASHVPKRRIATKPTRNSQKRRVDSKTKRGLLKKGRGRKVDFD, translated from the coding sequence ATGGCCAGATTTTTCATATCAGATAAAATCTCACTCGCGCTCGATGAGCTTGAAGAAAACTTCATCCGTTCAAGTGGGCCAGGTGGGCAGAATGTTAATAAGGTGTCGAGTGCCGTTCAATTGCGGTTTAATGTGCGTCAGTCCACCAATTTACCAGATCGCGTGAAGTATAAAATGCTCGCCAGTGGAGACAGTCGGTTGACCAAAAATGGTGTCTTGGTGATCAATGCTGAGCGTCACCGTACACAAGAATTAAACCGACAAGATGCACGGGAGCGATTGAAAGAGATTATTCTTAAAGCATCGCATGTGCCAAAGCGCAGAATCGCGACAAAACCAACGCGAAATTCACAAAAGCGTCGCGTGGATTCTAAAACTAAGCGCGGTTTGTTGAAAAAAGGACGAGGAAGAAAAGTAGACTTTGATTGA
- the mgtE gene encoding magnesium transporter, with translation MTDDVNIQSQIKHPVVFAPRDEDGSLSTSYVLRIAQAVDEGDIASAILETRSLHEADLADLLEALPNPRRLQIIDQLGADFDFTTLTELDEGDRREILDGMTSEQVAQGVCSIDSDDAVYILEDMDAAEQSEVLAQIPSIERAVIAKALDYPDDSAGRRMQTDFIAVPPFWTVGQTIDYMRVSQDLPDYFYEIFVVDPAYRLVGTVGLDRILRTQRSILIQDIMADCPVSIHAIKDQEEASRLFERYDLLSAAVVDDSERLVGVLTIDDIVDVIHEEADEDIKRLAGIGDETLSDKVFTAFRSRFTWLGVNLITAVFASLVINLFDATIEQMVALAILMPIVASMGGNAGTQTMTVAVRALAGNEIDNFNVRRIILRELMVGLINGAVFAIIIAAVTIVWFGNYPLGGVIAVAMIINMIFAALAGILIPIGFDKVGIDPAIASSAFVTTVTDVVGFFAFLALAAWWFGLL, from the coding sequence TTGACCGATGATGTAAATATTCAGAGCCAAATAAAGCATCCGGTTGTCTTTGCACCGCGTGATGAAGATGGGTCGCTTTCTACGTCCTATGTGTTGCGCATTGCGCAGGCAGTGGATGAAGGTGATATTGCATCTGCTATATTGGAAACACGATCGTTACATGAAGCCGATCTTGCTGATCTCCTAGAAGCATTACCAAACCCGCGCCGCCTCCAGATTATCGACCAGCTTGGTGCCGATTTTGATTTTACCACGCTGACTGAACTCGATGAGGGTGATCGACGTGAAATCTTGGATGGGATGACATCAGAGCAAGTGGCTCAGGGTGTGTGTTCTATTGATAGTGATGATGCGGTTTATATCCTTGAGGATATGGATGCTGCTGAACAGAGTGAGGTACTTGCACAAATCCCGTCCATTGAGCGTGCTGTTATTGCTAAGGCACTGGATTATCCAGACGATTCTGCTGGTCGTCGTATGCAGACAGATTTCATTGCTGTGCCGCCGTTTTGGACAGTAGGCCAAACGATTGATTATATGCGGGTATCTCAGGATTTACCTGATTATTTCTATGAAATATTTGTAGTTGATCCAGCTTATCGATTGGTGGGAACTGTAGGGCTTGACCGAATTTTGCGCACTCAGCGCAGTATTCTTATTCAAGATATTATGGCTGACTGCCCGGTATCTATTCACGCGATAAAAGACCAAGAAGAGGCTTCGCGTTTGTTCGAGCGCTATGACCTTTTGTCGGCAGCAGTTGTTGATGACAGTGAGCGGTTGGTGGGCGTCTTGACGATTGATGATATCGTTGATGTGATCCACGAAGAAGCCGACGAAGACATCAAGCGGTTGGCGGGTATTGGTGATGAAACTCTGTCGGATAAGGTTTTTACAGCTTTTCGAAGCCGTTTTACATGGCTTGGGGTTAATCTTATTACAGCTGTGTTTGCGTCCCTTGTTATCAATCTTTTTGATGCAACGATTGAACAGATGGTGGCCTTGGCTATCTTAATGCCGATTGTTGCGTCGATGGGCGGTAATGCTGGTACTCAAACAATGACAGTTGCTGTGCGCGCGCTTGCTGGCAACGAGATCGATAATTTTAATGTGCGACGCATTATCCTGCGTGAATTGATGGTTGGTCTGATCAATGGCGCTGTTTTTGCTATTATTATTGCCGCAGTCACCATTGTTTGGTTTGGTAATTACCCATTGGGCGGTGTTATTGCTGTAGCTATGATTATCAATATGATTTTTGCAGCACTTGCCGGCATACTTATACCCATTGGATTTGATAAAGTAGGTATAGACCCAGCTATCGCATCATCGGCTTTTGTAACAACAGTAACCGATGTGGTTGGCTTCTTTGCGTTTTTGGCATTGGCAGCGTGGTGGTTCGGTCTTTTATAA
- a CDS encoding DEAD/DEAH box helicase: protein MDKTLSSDNETTFAELGLSSKILSAVEEAGYTTPTPIQAGSIPSALERRDILGIAQTGTGKTASFVLPMLTLLEKGRARARMPRTLILTPTRELAAQIEENFIKYGKNTKLTVALLIGGVSFEEQLRKLDRGADVLIATPGRLLDHFERGKLLLTGVEIFVIDEADRMLDMGFIPDMERISSLIPFTRQTLFFSATMPKEIQGLADKFLSNPVRVEVARAATTAKTVTQRLVAATGEPWDKRAKLRELINGAKDLKNAIIFCNRKKDVSELFRSLDKHGFQAGALHGDMDQFARTTILENFRAGKLPILVASDVAARGLDIPDVSHVFNFDVPFNAEDYVHRIGRTGRAGRLGTAYTLVSQDDERNVSDIVSLIKQDIEWLGDAVDFEAEREKRPRKRGGGRGRNASTSKSQNSKTPAKTDAAKNEDAPKKPSAKRKPNVEESKPRKEASAKRANNPKEPNQGKAEKPIIGLGDHVPDFLMRPIKGRKSA, encoded by the coding sequence TTGGATAAAACACTGTCTTCTGACAATGAAACCACATTTGCCGAACTCGGCCTTAGCTCCAAAATTCTCTCCGCAGTAGAAGAGGCTGGCTACACGACGCCAACGCCTATTCAAGCAGGGTCCATACCTTCAGCTTTAGAGCGTCGTGATATTCTCGGCATCGCCCAAACTGGAACCGGCAAAACAGCCTCTTTTGTGCTACCAATGCTTACCCTACTCGAAAAAGGCCGTGCACGGGCGCGTATGCCGCGCACACTCATCCTCACACCGACGCGCGAACTCGCAGCGCAAATTGAGGAAAATTTTATCAAATACGGCAAGAACACCAAGCTCACAGTCGCGCTTTTAATTGGTGGTGTTTCCTTCGAAGAACAGTTGCGCAAGCTTGACCGTGGTGCGGATGTTCTCATCGCCACACCGGGTCGCCTCCTCGACCATTTCGAGCGTGGCAAATTGCTTTTAACCGGTGTCGAAATCTTTGTGATTGATGAAGCAGACCGTATGTTGGATATGGGATTCATTCCTGACATGGAACGCATTTCATCGCTCATCCCCTTCACACGTCAAACGTTATTCTTCTCGGCCACTATGCCAAAAGAAATTCAAGGCTTGGCTGATAAGTTCCTAAGCAATCCTGTTCGTGTTGAGGTCGCCCGTGCCGCAACGACAGCCAAAACTGTGACCCAGCGGCTTGTTGCTGCTACAGGCGAACCTTGGGACAAACGCGCAAAACTGCGTGAACTTATCAACGGCGCTAAAGATCTTAAAAATGCAATCATCTTCTGCAATCGCAAAAAAGATGTCTCCGAACTTTTCCGCTCACTAGACAAGCATGGCTTTCAGGCTGGTGCATTGCATGGCGATATGGATCAATTTGCAAGAACCACCATTTTGGAGAATTTCCGCGCCGGTAAACTTCCCATTCTCGTGGCAAGTGATGTCGCCGCCCGCGGTCTCGATATTCCAGATGTAAGCCACGTCTTCAATTTCGACGTCCCCTTTAATGCCGAAGATTATGTCCACCGCATTGGCCGAACAGGGCGTGCAGGACGTTTAGGGACTGCCTATACACTGGTTTCCCAAGATGACGAGCGCAATGTAAGCGACATTGTTTCACTCATTAAGCAAGACATCGAATGGCTGGGCGATGCTGTTGATTTTGAAGCCGAACGTGAGAAGCGCCCACGCAAACGCGGTGGTGGTCGAGGCCGCAATGCTTCCACAAGTAAATCGCAAAATAGCAAAACGCCTGCAAAGACAGATGCAGCTAAAAATGAAGACGCGCCCAAAAAACCAAGTGCAAAACGCAAACCTAACGTTGAAGAATCTAAACCAAGAAAAGAAGCTTCAGCAAAGCGTGCTAACAATCCAAAAGAACCAAACCAAGGCAAAGCAGAAAAGCCAATTATCGGTTTAGGTGATCATGTTCCTGATTTTTTAATGCGCCCGATCAAAGGCCGCAAAAGCGCATAA
- a CDS encoding diguanylate cyclase — MSDNSEFDLTIDRAEETLNRIRDNQIPAHPKTYEVIYTHLSGANKELSAAIEEMNEKYGRVSPGQILHLHETYIANNSLGDKVDDIGEQITHEASFLESTINKSHGLSQGFGETLSQAASDLEIDLDQETLQKLIKRVSMETLTVKNQNQKLLEQLNTAQIGIKKLHKSLAEVREESLMDQLTMIGNRRHFDRSLASSVKKYQMSIEPLCLVIADIDHFKSFNDKWGHQTGDQVLKLVAMAIKGNVKVIDVPCRYGGEEFAMILPNTTLEQGRTVANRIRMAVAKRDVVKRSTSENLGKITISAGVALLRPGDTPESLINRADRSLYNAKDAGRNQVITENDTAANKVA; from the coding sequence ATGAGTGATAATAGCGAATTTGACCTTACGATTGATCGAGCGGAAGAAACCTTAAATCGGATACGTGACAACCAGATTCCCGCGCATCCGAAAACTTACGAGGTTATTTATACGCATTTAAGTGGTGCGAATAAAGAGCTATCTGCAGCAATTGAAGAGATGAACGAGAAATATGGTCGTGTCTCTCCTGGCCAAATACTTCATCTACACGAGACATATATTGCCAATAATAGTTTGGGCGACAAAGTCGATGACATCGGCGAACAGATAACCCATGAGGCATCATTCCTCGAAAGTACTATCAATAAATCCCATGGCCTAAGTCAAGGATTCGGCGAAACGTTAAGCCAGGCCGCGAGTGACCTTGAAATTGATCTTGATCAGGAAACTTTGCAAAAACTGATTAAACGGGTTTCTATGGAAACATTAACCGTCAAGAACCAAAATCAAAAATTGTTAGAACAACTGAATACTGCTCAAATCGGCATCAAGAAACTGCATAAGAGCTTAGCTGAAGTACGCGAAGAATCATTGATGGATCAGCTAACAATGATAGGAAATCGCCGTCATTTTGATCGCTCTCTGGCATCCAGTGTCAAAAAATACCAGATGTCCATAGAACCTCTTTGCCTTGTCATAGCAGACATTGATCATTTTAAATCATTTAATGACAAATGGGGCCATCAAACAGGTGACCAAGTCTTAAAACTCGTTGCTATGGCAATCAAAGGCAATGTGAAAGTCATAGATGTTCCTTGCCGGTATGGTGGGGAAGAATTTGCAATGATCCTTCCAAACACAACCCTTGAACAGGGTAGAACGGTTGCAAACCGCATACGTATGGCCGTTGCCAAACGCGATGTGGTTAAACGTTCAACGAGCGAAAATCTTGGAAAAATCACAATTTCAGCTGGTGTCGCACTTTTGCGGCCTGGAGACACGCCAGAAAGTTTGATTAACCGCGCTGATCGCAGCCTATACAATGCTAAAGACGCAGGGCGCAATCAGGTCATAACTGAGAATGACACTGCTGCAAACAAAGTAGCCTAA
- a CDS encoding iron-sulfur cluster assembly accessory protein: MGIELVTATDAARTRIAEIMENAEDADGIRIGVKNGGCAGMEYTVDLTKGGEQGDDVVTFDEGKVYIDSKAILFLLGTEVDYEVTKFRTGFVFNNPNQTSACGCGESVELKAATLPEGMTLGGQ, translated from the coding sequence ATGGGTATAGAACTCGTCACGGCAACAGATGCCGCACGCACGCGCATTGCTGAAATCATGGAAAACGCTGAAGACGCTGATGGTATTCGCATTGGTGTTAAGAACGGCGGCTGTGCCGGTATGGAATACACTGTCGATCTGACAAAAGGCGGCGAGCAGGGCGATGATGTCGTTACCTTCGATGAAGGCAAGGTTTATATCGATTCCAAGGCAATTTTGTTCTTGCTTGGCACCGAAGTGGATTATGAAGTGACAAAATTCCGCACAGGATTTGTTTTCAATAATCCAAACCAAACATCTGCCTGCGGCTGTGGTGAATCGGTTGAGCTGAAAGCAGCCACCTTGCCAGAAGGTATGACATTAGGCGGTCAATAA
- a CDS encoding SUF system Fe-S cluster assembly protein, which translates to MMDDAVKSDETTSPRVELASNDELAKSTIPQEELERLTTDIIASLKTVYDPEIPVDVYELGLIYKVDISDDRNVEVDMTLTAPGCPVAGEMPIWVENAVASVDGVGIVNVNMVFDPPWDMSRMSEEAQVALGWY; encoded by the coding sequence ATGATGGACGATGCAGTAAAATCAGATGAAACAACAAGCCCGCGTGTAGAGCTTGCCTCAAACGATGAGCTGGCTAAATCTACGATCCCACAAGAAGAGCTGGAGCGACTGACAACAGATATCATTGCATCGTTAAAAACGGTTTATGACCCTGAAATTCCAGTGGATGTTTATGAGCTTGGCTTGATCTACAAGGTAGATATTTCTGATGACCGCAATGTGGAAGTTGATATGACATTGACAGCGCCGGGTTGTCCTGTGGCTGGCGAAATGCCTATTTGGGTAGAAAATGCGGTGGCTTCTGTCGATGGTGTCGGGATTGTTAACGTCAATATGGTATTCGATCCACCATGGGACATGAGCCGCATGTCCGAAGAGGCGCAAGTCGCGCTTGGCTGGTATTAG
- a CDS encoding cysteine desulfurase, translating into MADYDVNAIRADFPILSREVYGKPLIYLDNGASSQKPKAVIDAVNNVYSNEYSNVHRGLHYLSNATTDAYEAAREKVRRFLNAPSIDEIIFTRSSTEALNLVAHSYGGANIGEGDEIILSIMEHHSNIVPWHYLREHKGAVIKWAPIDEDGNFLMDEFKALFSERTKIVAITQMSNVLGTVVPIKEVCAFAHSKGVPVMVDGSQGAVHMPVDVQDLDADFYCVTGHKLYGPSGIGVLYGKMDLLKEMPPYMGGGEMIKDVMLDGVTYNDPPHRFEAGTPPIAQAIGLGAALDYMDGIGRAQIAAHEADIGDYAMEQLSAIEGVKIFGKAKGKGAIASFELEGIHAHDVSMVIDRAGIAVRAGTHCAQPLLQRYGVTSTCRASFGMYNTRDEVDALVGALNKAIDFFA; encoded by the coding sequence ATGGCTGATTATGATGTGAATGCTATTCGCGCAGATTTTCCCATTCTCTCACGGGAAGTCTATGGCAAGCCACTGATTTATCTTGATAATGGTGCTTCATCGCAAAAGCCGAAGGCTGTGATTGATGCGGTGAATAATGTTTATTCCAATGAATATTCTAATGTTCACCGCGGCCTGCATTATCTATCAAATGCAACGACAGATGCCTATGAAGCGGCACGCGAGAAAGTGCGCCGTTTTCTCAATGCGCCAAGTATTGATGAAATTATTTTTACGCGCTCTTCAACCGAGGCCTTAAATCTTGTTGCCCATTCTTATGGTGGTGCGAACATAGGCGAGGGCGATGAAATCATCCTCTCTATCATGGAGCATCATTCCAATATTGTGCCGTGGCATTATCTGCGTGAGCACAAGGGCGCTGTCATCAAATGGGCGCCGATTGATGAAGATGGCAATTTCTTGATGGATGAATTCAAGGCGCTTTTTTCTGAGCGCACAAAGATTGTTGCCATCACCCAGATGTCGAATGTGCTGGGCACTGTGGTGCCGATTAAAGAAGTTTGCGCCTTTGCTCACTCTAAGGGCGTGCCAGTGATGGTAGATGGCTCACAGGGCGCGGTTCACATGCCGGTGGATGTGCAGGACCTTGATGCGGATTTTTATTGTGTCACAGGCCATAAGCTTTATGGCCCGTCGGGTATTGGCGTTTTATACGGCAAGATGGATCTGTTGAAAGAAATGCCGCCTTATATGGGCGGGGGTGAGATGATTAAAGACGTGATGCTTGATGGTGTTACATATAATGATCCGCCGCATCGCTTTGAGGCTGGCACACCGCCGATTGCACAGGCGATAGGGCTTGGCGCGGCGCTTGACTATATGGATGGCATTGGACGCGCTCAAATTGCCGCTCATGAGGCCGATATTGGCGATTATGCTATGGAGCAGTTATCCGCAATTGAAGGTGTTAAGATCTTTGGTAAGGCCAAAGGAAAAGGCGCGATTGCCTCATTTGAGCTTGAAGGTATTCATGCACATGACGTCTCCATGGTGATTGATCGTGCCGGTATTGCGGTGAGAGCAGGAACACATTGTGCGCAGCCGCTATTGCAAAGATATGGTGTAACCTCCACATGTAGGGCATCTTTTGGTATGTATAATACCCGCGATGAGGTGGATGCCCTTGTGGGTGCCTTGAATAAGGCGATCGACTTTTTTGCGTAA
- the sufD gene encoding Fe-S cluster assembly protein SufD has protein sequence MNVFPTIKRTAAEEALFDAYESFDGKSSTSETAIVALKEHGLPSRRVEAWHYTDLRALLKDVPALAARLDDAKAAKDAAAYDAIVDTIRLPIFDGHAYADLCEKTPDGVSITVNENALEAEVRKDNTIGLMTQAFAGDCVNVVVDAGATIDKPIGLAHVAGDTSALAVNQQSIEFGAGAKATVVERYLQKGNEAYQNSAVTNLVVGDNANATYVIVQQMGAAATHLGQINITLGTDANLMLFVLNAGGKLTRQEVNVDVAGENSDFQLRGVNLIGDSQHIDVTMDLRHNVPNTTSEEIIRNVVTGKGKGVFQGRIAVAQIAQKTDAKMACNTLLLSDDGDFSTKPELEIFADDVLCGHGATFTDLEPSYLFYLMSRGIPEKEARALLIKGFVDEIVEDLNNEPLEAAFVSVIDGWLDTNG, from the coding sequence TTGAATGTTTTTCCAACAATTAAACGCACAGCTGCTGAAGAAGCGCTTTTTGATGCTTATGAGTCTTTTGATGGCAAGAGCAGCACGTCAGAGACGGCGATTGTAGCATTAAAAGAGCATGGTTTGCCAAGCCGCCGTGTTGAGGCGTGGCATTACACAGATTTGCGTGCTTTGCTCAAAGACGTGCCAGCTCTTGCAGCAAGACTTGATGACGCCAAAGCTGCCAAAGATGCGGCTGCTTATGATGCTATTGTTGATACAATTCGTCTTCCGATTTTTGACGGTCATGCTTATGCTGATTTATGCGAAAAGACGCCTGATGGTGTTTCAATCACTGTCAATGAAAACGCGCTTGAGGCTGAAGTCCGTAAAGATAATACCATTGGCTTGATGACACAGGCTTTCGCGGGCGATTGTGTCAATGTTGTTGTTGATGCCGGTGCCACAATTGATAAGCCGATTGGGCTTGCTCATGTAGCTGGTGATACGTCGGCTCTGGCGGTCAATCAGCAGTCGATTGAATTTGGTGCTGGTGCTAAAGCTACCGTGGTTGAGCGTTATCTCCAAAAAGGCAATGAGGCTTATCAAAATTCAGCTGTGACCAATTTGGTTGTCGGCGACAATGCCAATGCTACCTATGTGATTGTGCAGCAAATGGGCGCGGCGGCAACGCATCTTGGTCAAATTAACATCACGCTTGGCACCGATGCTAACTTGATGCTGTTTGTTTTGAATGCAGGCGGTAAATTGACACGACAAGAAGTGAATGTGGATGTTGCGGGTGAAAATTCGGACTTCCAACTTCGCGGTGTGAACCTCATTGGTGACAGTCAGCACATCGATGTGACGATGGACCTTCGTCACAATGTGCCAAATACAACGTCAGAAGAGATTATCCGTAATGTTGTGACTGGCAAGGGTAAAGGCGTTTTTCAAGGCCGTATTGCGGTGGCGCAGATTGCCCAGAAGACCGACGCGAAAATGGCATGTAACACATTGCTTTTGTCAGATGATGGCGATTTTTCTACCAAGCCTGAGCTTGAAATTTTTGCGGATGATGTTTTGTGCGGCCATGGTGCGACCTTTACCGATCTTGAGCCAAGCTATCTTTTCTATCTGATGTCACGTGGCATCCCTGAGAAAGAGGCGCGGGCGCTTCTGATCAAAGGCTTTGTTGATGAAATCGTTGAAGACCTCAATAATGAACCGCTGGAAGCTGCTTTTGTCAGTGTGATCGATGGCTGGTTAGATACAAATGGCTGA
- the sufC gene encoding Fe-S cluster assembly ATPase SufC produces the protein MLEIKNLHARIAEDGTEIIRGLDLKIDQGEVAAIMGPNGSGKSTLSYVLAGRDDYEVTEGEILFNGESILEMDPAERAATGVFLAFQYPVEIPGVPTMTFLKTAMNAQRKARGEDELPTPDFIKLVKEAAGKLSIDMNMLKRPLNVGFSGGEKKRAEILQMALLAPQLCVLDETDSGLDIDALKIVSEGVNALRAENRGFLVITHYQRLLEHIVPDTVHVLYKGQIIQSGDKSLALELEANGYADIIGKAA, from the coding sequence ATGCTAGAAATTAAAAATCTCCACGCGCGTATTGCGGAAGATGGAACAGAAATTATTCGTGGTCTTGATCTTAAAATTGATCAAGGCGAAGTGGCAGCGATTATGGGTCCTAACGGCTCTGGTAAATCGACGCTTTCTTATGTTCTTGCAGGGCGCGACGATTATGAGGTGACCGAGGGCGAAATTCTTTTCAATGGCGAGAGCATTTTGGAAATGGACCCAGCTGAACGCGCTGCAACTGGCGTATTTTTGGCGTTTCAATATCCAGTAGAAATTCCCGGTGTGCCAACCATGACATTCCTTAAAACGGCGATGAATGCCCAGCGCAAAGCGCGCGGTGAAGATGAATTGCCAACGCCTGATTTTATCAAACTGGTGAAAGAAGCTGCCGGTAAATTATCTATTGATATGAACATGTTGAAGCGTCCTTTGAATGTTGGTTTTTCTGGCGGCGAAAAGAAACGCGCAGAGATTTTGCAAATGGCACTTCTCGCGCCGCAGCTTTGTGTTCTTGATGAAACCGATTCTGGTCTTGATATTGATGCGTTGAAAATCGTCTCTGAGGGCGTGAATGCGCTTCGTGCTGAAAACCGTGGTTTCCTCGTGATCACGCACTATCAGCGCTTGTTAGAACACATCGTGCCAGACACTGTGCATGTGCTCTACAAAGGTCAAATCATCCAGTCTGGTGACAAGTCACTGGCGCTGGAACTCGAAGCAAATGGTTACGCTGATATCATCGGCAAAGCGGCATAG